CTCTTTTTCACGAAGCTTAATAAAGCTATAACTTAAATATGAGAACCATACAGACCAACCAATATGGAAAAACCTCTGCTTTACTCCCAGATACTCGCCCAATAAATTTGGGAAATATGTTATAAAACCAAGCGACATTATAATAAAACTGATCACAGACATTTGTTTTAGCATGATTAAGTTGTTTTCTCTTTTCCATAAGAAAAAGCCTAATAATGGAGAAAGGAATAAAAGTATTGATGGCATTCCCATAATTAGATGCATTCTCAAGGGGAATGGAAATATTGCAGCGCCACCTATGGAGAACGAATAAGAAAGTAAAACTAGAATTGGGATTATACTCATGTCATAAATTTTACATGTTTGATAAAGTCCTAGTATGAACAATACACTTAGTATGGCACATACAATTAAACCCAATGAAAATAAATACTGAGTGTTAGTTCCTATTTCACCTAATTCACTTACCATTCTTGTCAAATGATTGTAGTCACCTAAAATATAACCACAAATAATTGTTGTCATCCAAAATACAATTGGAATAATTATTCCAAGATATAATAATTGTTTTTTGTGCATTGTTTAATATTCACTTTACTATTAGCATATAACGGCGTTGCAACTAAAGCGCCGCCCATAACTACAATGACACTTTTGCAACTACCATATTATTTTAAAATCAGTTCTGTACTGCAAATCAACTTTTAACAATAATATTAATCTGAAAAGCTAAACCTTATAACTACATCAAACGAATGCGTCAAAGACGCGGTCGCTTTGAGTTGCGGGTTATGTGCTAAAATATATAATTACCTTTTTCTTTCTTAACATTTCCCCAAAAATCAATATTTGGGAATATATGTTTTCGTAAAAGATAGATGTACAAATATGTTATCATTATTCCGATTGTTAATAGAATATGCATGATGGTAAAAGGAATAAATAACCAAACAAATATTATGGACAGAATCCAAAATAAATAATAAGAAACTGCTGTTGTATAATAAGCTAGTTTAAAACGAAGTATTCCATTTACTAGGAATAAAGTCAGAATGAAATAAATAATCGCTGTTCCCCAGTAAACTACCTTAGAAATTGTTGGAGCGTAATTCGGGAACAAAATGAGACAAAAGTTTAAGCTTAGAATTACAAATATCGAGAGTATATATGAGTGGATCTTATTTTTACTTTTGATATTATCATTTATGAATGAGGCAATTCCTTTTGCAATATAATCATGATCATGATTAGGATATTCTTTTATAATGTGTTGATATATTTCATTTTTCGGAACAGATTTATCAATCATTTCTGCGATTGATTTCATGACCTTTTTATCTAGGAATGTTGAATCAAACATTTTACCTCCTTCTATGTTTAGCACATAACGGCGTTGCGCCTAACACGCCGCCCAGAACAAACGGCTAAGTTTTGTCAACGCAATTTTATTTTATAAATCAGTTTTGTTTTACAAATCAACTTTACACAAGAAACTATTTCTGAAAAGCTAAACCCGAAGCGACTCAATATGACCGCATCGAAGAAGCGGTCGTTGTTGAGGCGCGGGTTAGCTTGCCTTTTCTAAAATGGTAAATCATCTACGTTTTCGTTTTGAACTGGTTTTTCATATTCCTTTTGTAAAATTAATTTTTCTTGATTCTTCATTAACCATTCAACTCCACTCTCTGCGGCTACATAACCGAAATATTCATTCCCATTATAATCTTGCGTTCTGATAGATTTTATGAAACCTTTTTGAACAAGAAGTTTTAAGGACAAGCTTACAGCTATATCAGTAAATCCAGCATTATTCATATCTGATTTTATGGTGTATGTTGAAACTGCATCATCTTCAGCAAGATTATTTTGCATTATTGTAACAAGAGCAACCATTTCGTGCTGAGATAAACCTTCTGTATCTGCAACTGGAGATATTTTTTTTGTTTTAATTATTTCAGCATCCTTTTTGAGAAGAGCTAGTATTCTTTCTTTTATTTTAGTTTTCAAATCATCATAATCGCTAGATGATTCAGTTTTGTAATTAATAACTGTGCGATGCTGAATATCAAACGGGAATTTTGATTCTCTTTCATCCGAGCATACCATTACAACATTTTTAGAAATTGCAAACGCAAATCCAAGTTCAAACCATACGTTTGGATTATCCGTAGTTATTTCTGCAAAACAGATTTCAGAATTTTTAATACCTTTCTCAATATCCTCAATAGGAATACTTACCGTTGGATCTCTATCAACACGATATGGTTCTAAACCAGCCGATTCAATTGCAAGTTTGAAAACGTCATCAAATCTCTTGTCGAAAACACTACCGTCAAATGGTTGAATACAAAAACATTTATTCATTATCACCTCAATATTTTGTGCAAGCTAACGGCGTTGCAACTAAAGCGCCGCCCATAACTACAATGACGCTTACGGCTACTATCTTTTTTATTTTAAAATCAACTTCGTTTTACAAATCAAGTTTGAACAACTAAACTAACTCTGAAAAACTAAACCCAATTACCACATC
The nucleotide sequence above comes from Ignavibacteriales bacterium. Encoded proteins:
- a CDS encoding DUF998 domain-containing protein, yielding MHKKQLLYLGIIIPIVFWMTTIICGYILGDYNHLTRMVSELGEIGTNTQYLFSLGLIVCAILSVLFILGLYQTCKIYDMSIIPILVLLSYSFSIGGAAIFPFPLRMHLIMGMPSILLFLSPLLGFFLWKRENNLIMLKQMSVISFIIMSLGFITYFPNLLGEYLGVKQRFFHIGWSVWFSYLSYSFIKLREKEKLTNK